One genomic window of Andreesenia angusta includes the following:
- a CDS encoding DUF503 domain-containing protein: MVVGVMKVKMRAAWVHSLKEKRMELRSLTSKVSNKYNVSVAEVESQDTHQDIVLGVSCVTTDTAHANSILDNILNYIEANSEAEIYDYEIEIISF, from the coding sequence ATGGTAGTTGGAGTTATGAAAGTTAAAATGAGAGCTGCCTGGGTGCACTCGCTTAAAGAGAAAAGAATGGAGCTCAGAAGCTTGACCTCAAAAGTGAGCAATAAATACAATGTATCAGTTGCAGAAGTGGAAAGCCAAGATACACACCAAGACATAGTCTTGGGAGTGTCTTGTGTGACAACTGATACAGCTCATGCCAACAGCATACTAGACAATATACTAAACTATATAGAGGCCAATTCTGAGGCTGAGATATATGACTATGAAATTGAGATAATAAGTTTTTGA